The following proteins come from a genomic window of Streptomyces sp. NBC_01716:
- a CDS encoding DUF427 domain-containing protein: MTDTAPGHPRPIAPVGHVEPVPRRIRAFVGGRAVLDTVRARYVWEWPGYPQYSIPLEDVAEGALRDEEHVQRLTPGTARRHALVADGVSRPAAAWVWADDAPGDLAGTVRFEWDALDAWFEEDEEVFVHPRNPYTRVDALRSSRPVRVERDGVVLADAPSSVMVFETGLPTRYYLDRTHADLTRLVPSDTVTACPYKGRTSAYWSADTGTATHKDLAWSYDFPTRQLAPIAGLVCFYNERVDTHVDGTLLPRAAPADRAAFEAARTRTDTKSAT; this comes from the coding sequence ATGACGGACACCGCGCCGGGTCATCCCCGGCCGATCGCTCCGGTCGGCCATGTCGAGCCGGTCCCCCGGCGCATCCGCGCCTTCGTGGGCGGGCGTGCGGTGCTCGATACCGTACGGGCGCGGTACGTATGGGAATGGCCGGGCTACCCGCAGTACAGCATCCCGCTCGAAGACGTGGCCGAGGGCGCCCTCCGCGACGAGGAGCACGTCCAACGGCTCACACCGGGCACGGCCCGGCGGCACGCGCTGGTGGCCGACGGTGTCTCGCGGCCCGCCGCCGCGTGGGTGTGGGCCGACGACGCGCCAGGAGACCTCGCAGGCACGGTCCGATTCGAGTGGGACGCGCTCGACGCGTGGTTCGAGGAGGACGAGGAGGTCTTCGTCCACCCGAGGAACCCCTACACCCGGGTGGACGCGCTCCGTTCGAGCCGGCCAGTGCGTGTCGAGCGGGACGGCGTGGTGCTGGCGGACGCGCCCTCGTCGGTGATGGTGTTCGAGACCGGCCTGCCGACCCGCTACTACCTCGACCGTACGCACGCCGACCTCACGCGCCTGGTGCCCTCCGACACCGTCACCGCCTGCCCGTACAAGGGCCGGACGAGCGCCTACTGGTCGGCGGACACCGGCACGGCCACCCACAAGGACCTGGCCTGGTCCTACGACTTCCCGACCCGCCAACTGGCGCCCATCGCCGGGCTCGTCTGCTTCTACAACGAGCGGGTCGACACGCACGTCGACGGGACACTGCTGCCTCGGGCTGCCCCGGCCGACCGGGCGGCCTTCGAAGCGGCGCGTACCCGAACGGATACGAAGTCGGCCACCTGA
- a CDS encoding flavin-containing monooxygenase: protein MGAEQSASEPESTGVVIIGGGFGGIAAAVRLIRAGVEDFVILEQSEGPGGTWWDNRYPGCEVDIPSHAYSFSFTDHDWPRTHATQPELQRYAETVLDRFGLRARLRLGTRVESVTWDEESGRHRVRTARGAGYRCQFVISAVGLLNVPRYPDWPGLDGFTGDSFHTARWDEKVQLAGRRVAVVGTGSTAVQIVPVVADSAARLYVFQREPGWVEPKGERAFTEAERARFRRSPLHRRLYRLRLFHESTRRFRAYDAGGRAQKRMRELCLRYLETSVQDPTTRAALTPDYPWGCKRPIYASTYYPAFNQDHVTLVPHPVREVTATGVVDSGGEEHEVDVLILSTGFQPTRFLSSFTVTGTDGREIQEAWGDRPRAFLGVTVPGFPNFFILYGPNTNGGFSIIAQLERQADVAARAIRKVRRRGWKAVDTRERALERYVRWLDRQFDRHASAMEAGCNNYYHAPSGANVTQWPRTHLAYFLRCRALPRLGLTFRRR from the coding sequence ATGGGTGCCGAACAGTCCGCGTCCGAGCCCGAATCCACCGGTGTCGTCATCATCGGCGGCGGCTTCGGCGGCATCGCCGCCGCCGTCAGACTGATACGGGCCGGCGTCGAGGACTTCGTGATCCTGGAACAGTCCGAGGGCCCGGGAGGCACCTGGTGGGACAACCGCTATCCCGGCTGCGAGGTGGACATCCCCTCCCACGCGTACTCCTTCTCCTTCACCGACCACGACTGGCCCCGCACCCACGCCACCCAGCCGGAGCTCCAGCGATACGCCGAGACGGTCCTCGACCGCTTCGGGCTCCGCGCCAGGCTCCGGCTGGGGACCCGCGTGGAGTCGGTGACCTGGGACGAGGAGAGCGGCCGGCACCGGGTGCGGACGGCACGGGGCGCCGGGTACCGGTGCCAGTTCGTCATCAGCGCCGTAGGACTGCTCAACGTGCCCCGCTACCCGGACTGGCCCGGTCTCGACGGCTTCACCGGAGACTCCTTCCACACCGCGCGATGGGACGAGAAGGTCCAACTGGCGGGCAGGCGCGTCGCGGTGGTGGGCACCGGATCGACGGCCGTCCAGATCGTGCCGGTGGTGGCGGACAGCGCGGCACGGCTCTACGTCTTCCAGCGCGAACCCGGCTGGGTGGAACCCAAGGGCGAACGCGCCTTCACAGAGGCCGAACGCGCCCGGTTCCGGCGCAGCCCGCTCCACCGGCGCCTCTACCGGCTGCGGCTTTTCCACGAATCGACGCGGCGCTTCCGCGCGTACGACGCCGGCGGCCGGGCCCAGAAGCGGATGCGGGAACTGTGCCTGCGGTATCTGGAGACGTCCGTCCAGGACCCCACCACCCGCGCCGCGCTCACCCCGGACTACCCGTGGGGGTGCAAACGGCCGATCTACGCCTCGACCTACTACCCGGCGTTCAATCAGGACCATGTGACGCTGGTGCCGCACCCGGTACGTGAGGTCACCGCCACCGGCGTGGTGGACAGCGGGGGCGAGGAACACGAAGTGGACGTCCTCATACTGAGCACCGGATTCCAGCCCACCCGCTTCCTCTCGTCCTTCACCGTCACGGGCACGGACGGCAGGGAGATCCAGGAGGCGTGGGGGGACCGCCCCCGGGCGTTCCTCGGGGTGACCGTGCCCGGCTTCCCCAACTTCTTCATCCTGTACGGCCCCAACACCAACGGCGGCTTCTCCATCATCGCCCAGCTCGAACGCCAGGCAGACGTGGCCGCCCGTGCCATCCGTAAGGTCCGCCGCCGCGGATGGAAGGCGGTGGACACCCGGGAGCGCGCGCTGGAGCGCTATGTGCGGTGGCTGGACCGCCAGTTCGACCGCCACGCGTCGGCGATGGAGGCAGGATGCAACAACTACTACCACGCACCCTCAGGAGCCAATGTCACCCAGTGGCCCCGCACACATCTCGCCTACTTCCTGCGCTGCCGGGCACTGCCCCGTCTCGGGCTGACGTTCCGCCGGCGCTGA
- a CDS encoding carboxymuconolactone decarboxylase family protein: protein MSRLDGALPGPPTAEQRSLHDEIALGRRAEHPPAFPLLDDRGLLNGPTRAWLLQPRLGAGLEKLGAAISYDMTLPARCREAVILTVAQHHASPFELYAHRLAAVRAGLTGAETGTLCAGHLPETTDTRERTAVEVARKLLETGGLDDADYAAADRVLGAPGLFEVTTLVGFYTLIALQLSVYAIRPPAEERT, encoded by the coding sequence ATGAGCCGACTCGACGGGGCGCTGCCGGGACCGCCCACCGCCGAACAGCGCAGCCTGCACGACGAGATCGCACTCGGGCGGCGTGCGGAGCACCCGCCGGCGTTCCCGCTCCTCGACGACCGCGGGCTGCTGAACGGGCCCACCCGGGCATGGCTTCTCCAGCCCCGGCTCGGGGCGGGGCTGGAGAAGCTCGGAGCGGCGATCAGCTACGACATGACCCTGCCGGCCCGCTGCCGGGAGGCCGTCATCCTGACCGTGGCACAGCACCACGCGAGCCCCTTCGAGCTGTACGCCCACCGGTTGGCCGCCGTCCGGGCGGGGCTGACCGGGGCGGAGACCGGGACGCTCTGCGCGGGACACCTGCCGGAGACCACCGACACCCGCGAACGGACCGCTGTCGAGGTGGCCCGGAAACTGCTGGAGACCGGCGGCCTGGACGACGCCGACTACGCGGCGGCGGACCGCGTCCTCGGTGCGCCGGGTCTGTTCGAAGTCACCACCCTGGTGGGCTTCTACACCCTGATCGCCCTCCAGCTGAGCGTGTACGCCATCCGCCCGCCGGCAGAGGAGCGGACCTGA
- a CDS encoding HpcH/HpaI aldolase family protein, with amino-acid sequence MRMLERLGESAGPPLIGTWIKIPALETVELLAHAGYDFVVVDMEHSPMTLEAAYRTTTVAHGLGMRVLVRVPDRGGSHIQRVLDMGVDGILVPHVSSAEQAAEAVGSMLFPPRGTRGLGTTSRAGTWGLYSTADYLRRGDEETLRIPQLEDLSALENAEAILDTPGLNAVFLGTGDLTLSSGLTPGDPLLARLTGELLRAAAARGVPCGTAVRDAPAAARAAEQGFSYVMVSNDAHIFGDAAARLCRQARSQTHRPEPRS; translated from the coding sequence ATGCGCATGCTCGAAAGACTCGGCGAATCGGCCGGCCCGCCACTGATCGGCACCTGGATCAAAATCCCCGCCCTGGAGACCGTCGAACTGCTGGCCCACGCGGGCTACGACTTCGTCGTGGTGGACATGGAGCACAGCCCGATGACACTGGAGGCCGCCTACCGGACGACGACCGTCGCCCACGGTCTCGGCATGCGGGTGCTCGTACGCGTCCCCGACCGCGGCGGCAGTCATATACAACGGGTCCTCGACATGGGGGTCGACGGCATCCTCGTCCCCCATGTGAGCAGCGCCGAACAGGCCGCCGAAGCGGTCGGTTCCATGCTCTTCCCACCCCGTGGGACACGGGGACTCGGCACCACCTCCCGCGCCGGGACCTGGGGACTGTACAGCACCGCCGACTACCTGCGGCGCGGGGACGAGGAGACCCTGCGCATCCCGCAGTTGGAGGACCTGTCCGCACTGGAGAACGCCGAGGCCATTCTCGACACCCCCGGGCTGAACGCGGTCTTCCTCGGCACCGGCGACCTCACGCTCTCCAGCGGACTCACCCCGGGCGACCCGCTCCTGGCACGCCTCACCGGCGAACTGCTGCGAGCGGCCGCCGCCCGTGGTGTTCCCTGCGGGACTGCCGTGCGGGACGCCCCTGCCGCCGCCCGCGCCGCCGAACAGGGCTTCTCCTACGTGATGGTCAGCAACGACGCCCACATCTTCGGCGACGCCGCCGCCCGGCTCTGCCGGCAGGCCCGCAGCCAGACACACCGCCCGGAACCCCGGTCCTGA
- a CDS encoding IclR family transcriptional regulator, which translates to MASAQRESSTTGTESSTGDIQVIARAVQVLRLLSGSETIDLATAAQELGVGKSTAHRYLASMENHGLLQRRDRTSYEFGALLAELGTTALSRLGVIDLARPIMEEISVHVRHTVVLGIWNGHAPVVAQVCEDSGRTAHVSIRVGSVLRRSTAQSVVFRAFRDESFHRFRPGAQLADATEDELAEVRRTGIAVRASVDEGVRAVATPVRDANGLVVATLAVVGISQFVPERNDSPVAKALLTGAATIQREMRNPLAHDVETG; encoded by the coding sequence ATGGCCTCTGCGCAGCGGGAGTCCTCCACCACCGGGACCGAGTCCTCCACCGGGGACATCCAGGTGATCGCGCGCGCCGTTCAGGTCCTCAGACTGCTCAGCGGGAGCGAGACCATCGACCTCGCCACCGCCGCGCAGGAACTGGGGGTCGGGAAGTCAACCGCCCATCGCTATCTGGCGTCCATGGAGAACCACGGACTGCTCCAGCGCCGCGATCGCACCTCGTACGAGTTCGGCGCCCTGCTGGCCGAGCTGGGGACCACGGCCCTCTCCCGGCTGGGGGTGATCGACCTCGCCCGCCCGATCATGGAAGAGATCAGCGTCCATGTGCGGCACACAGTAGTCCTGGGGATCTGGAACGGCCATGCCCCCGTCGTGGCCCAGGTCTGCGAGGACTCCGGCCGTACCGCCCACGTGTCGATCCGGGTGGGCAGTGTGCTGCGCCGTTCCACGGCCCAGTCCGTGGTCTTCCGGGCCTTCCGCGACGAGTCCTTCCACCGCTTCCGGCCCGGCGCCCAACTGGCGGACGCGACGGAGGACGAGCTTGCGGAGGTGCGCCGTACCGGTATCGCCGTCCGCGCCAGCGTCGACGAGGGAGTACGGGCTGTGGCGACCCCGGTGCGGGACGCCAACGGCCTGGTGGTGGCGACTCTCGCGGTGGTCGGGATCTCGCAGTTCGTTCCGGAGCGCAACGACAGTCCTGTCGCGAAGGCCCTGCTGACCGGCGCCGCGACGATCCAACGAGAGATGAGAAACCCGCTCGCACACGACGTGGAGACCGGCTAG
- a CDS encoding extracellular solute-binding protein produces the protein MRTRYFLALVTAGTLTLTACGSGSGSDDDRTLTWASTGGQFQEDEKTALQEPFTAATDTAFKNVSPADPAQVRAMVKSGRTIWDLANMSWIYAGAYCGTLYEKLDHPDLDRDLFPKGTTGDCFVPTYRFANVFSYNEDLFPGKKPSTIKDFFDTKGFPGKRIVFDYPKNGLLEAALVSDGVKPDELYPLDVDRAFRKLDTIKSQLIFAPSYGAVQQMLVDKQASMVITVTARAIAAADSGANLKAVWDFNTTDIGALVIPKGSPRSKLAQDAIAFAVEPEQAKEYAKLTGTAPARVDIDINSVDYSDRQKSFNAFLPDRGRLTEQSKEWWIEHTDEVLERWTEWKVG, from the coding sequence ATGAGGACACGCTATTTCCTCGCGCTGGTCACGGCGGGAACCCTGACACTCACGGCCTGCGGCTCCGGCAGTGGATCCGACGACGACCGGACGCTGACCTGGGCCAGCACCGGAGGACAGTTCCAGGAGGACGAGAAGACAGCCCTCCAGGAACCGTTCACCGCGGCGACCGACACCGCCTTCAAGAACGTCAGCCCCGCCGATCCCGCGCAGGTCCGCGCCATGGTGAAGTCGGGGCGGACCATCTGGGACCTGGCCAACATGAGCTGGATCTACGCGGGCGCCTACTGCGGCACGTTGTACGAGAAGCTCGACCATCCCGATCTCGACCGGGACCTCTTCCCCAAGGGCACCACCGGCGACTGCTTCGTCCCCACCTACCGGTTCGCCAATGTCTTCAGCTACAACGAGGACCTCTTCCCGGGCAAGAAGCCCAGCACCATCAAGGACTTCTTCGACACCAAGGGGTTCCCCGGCAAGCGCATCGTCTTCGACTACCCGAAGAACGGACTGCTGGAAGCCGCGCTGGTCAGCGATGGCGTCAAGCCCGATGAGCTCTACCCGCTCGACGTGGACCGCGCGTTCCGCAAGCTGGACACCATCAAGAGCCAGCTGATCTTCGCCCCGAGCTACGGTGCGGTCCAGCAGATGCTCGTCGACAAGCAGGCGAGCATGGTCATCACCGTCACCGCCCGTGCCATAGCCGCCGCCGACAGCGGGGCCAACCTGAAGGCGGTCTGGGACTTCAACACCACCGACATCGGTGCGCTCGTCATCCCCAAGGGCTCCCCCCGGAGCAAGCTGGCGCAGGACGCCATCGCGTTCGCTGTCGAACCCGAGCAGGCCAAGGAGTACGCCAAGCTCACCGGCACCGCCCCGGCCCGCGTCGACATCGACATCAACTCCGTCGACTACTCCGACCGCCAGAAGTCCTTCAACGCCTTCCTGCCCGACCGGGGCCGGCTGACCGAGCAGAGCAAGGAGTGGTGGATCGAGCACACGGACGAGGTGCTTGAGCGCTGGACCGAATGGAAGGTCGGCTGA